One Desulfobacterales bacterium genomic region harbors:
- a CDS encoding UbiX family flavin prenyltransferase translates to MERIVVGMSGASGAILGIRLLEVLAESEFEVHLVISGSAKRTISLETDWQLKDVEALADKVHDFDDIGASIASGSFRTRGMAIVPCSIKTLSALANSYNTNLLIRAADVTLKERRRLVVVPREAPLHAGHLDLMAKVERLRGMIMPPFMTFYHRPKNLDDMINHLVGKVLDCFHIDNNLFQRWGEKNKK, encoded by the coding sequence ATGGAAAGAATCGTAGTGGGAATGTCGGGCGCATCAGGCGCCATTCTGGGTATCCGGCTGCTGGAAGTGCTGGCGGAATCCGAGTTTGAAGTCCACCTGGTGATTTCCGGTTCAGCCAAAAGAACCATCAGTCTTGAAACGGACTGGCAGCTGAAAGATGTGGAGGCCTTGGCTGATAAGGTGCATGACTTCGACGACATTGGTGCGTCCATTGCCAGCGGATCTTTCAGAACCAGAGGCATGGCCATTGTACCATGCTCCATCAAGACGCTTTCGGCGCTTGCCAATTCATATAACACCAATCTGCTGATCCGTGCGGCGGATGTGACCCTGAAAGAGCGCCGCCGGCTGGTGGTGGTCCCGAGAGAAGCGCCGCTGCATGCCGGCCATCTGGATTTAATGGCAAAGGTCGAGCGGCTCAGGGGAATGATTATGCCGCCGTTTATGACGTTTTATCACCGTCCCAAAAACTTGGATGACATGATCAACCACTTGGTGGGTAAGGTTCTGGATTGTTTTCATATCGATAACAATTTGTTCCAGCGATGGGGAGAAAAAAACAAAAAATAG